AAGATATATTGGCCCAAAAACAAAAATAGCACGCAAGTTTGGTGAAGCCATCTACGGCCAGGACCGTTCTTTCGACAAACGCAACTATCCTCCCGGACAACATGGCAGCTCGAAGCGTCGCAAGAAACTCTCGGAATACGGGGTACAGCTTCAGGAAAAACAAAAAGCCAAATACACCTACGGTATTCTCGAGCGTCAGTTCCGCATCCTGTTCGAAAAAGCTTCGCGCCGCAAAGGTATCACCGGTGAGGTGCTGCTCCAGCTCATCGAATCCAGGCTCGACAACACTGTTTTCCGTCTGGGTATTGCCCCTACACGCAGTGCAGCCCGCCAACTGGTTAGCCACAAGCACATCACTGTCAATGGTGAGGTAGTAAACATTCCTTCCTACCTGCTTCGCCCCGGCGATGTGATTGGTGTGCGCGAGCGCTCCAAGGCACTTGAAGTTATCGTCAACTCCGTTGAAGGTCACGTGAACAGGTTCCCCTGGCTGGATTGGGACAGCGCAAAAATGGAAGGTAAGTTCATCAACTATCCTTCGCGTGCCGACATTCCGGAAAACATCAAGGAACAGCTCATCGTTGAGTTGTACTCCAAGTAATCACATACCCAACCTGGTATCTTAAATTTATAACCTTTAAGAAAACAATATGGCTGTTTTAGCTTTTCAAAAACCTGAGAAGGTGATCATGGTCGAATCGGACAACACCCGTGGTGTGTTCGAGTTCAGGCCGCTTGAACCAGGTTTCGGAATAACCATCGGCAATGCCTTAAGGCGTATTCTGCTCTCCTCACTGGAGGGCTTTGCCATCACCTCCGTGCGCATTGATGGTGTGTTGCATGAATTTGCATCCATCGACGGTGTGGTTGAAGATGTGGCCGATATCGTGCTCAACCTGAAAAAAATAAGGTTCAAACAGCAGATTGCCTCCGAAACCACCGAAAAAGTGAACATCGTAATCGGCGACCAGGAGCAGTTCAAAGCCGGCGATATCAATAAATTCCTTTCCGTTTTTCAGGTGCTCAATCACGACCTGGTTATCTGCAACATGAATCCGGACGTGAAACTGAGCATGGAAATCACCATCAACAAGGGAAGAGGATATGTTCCTGCAGAGGAAAACAAAGTGGTGAACGCTCC
This window of the Bacteroidota bacterium genome carries:
- the rpsD gene encoding 30S ribosomal protein S4, translating into MARYIGPKTKIARKFGEAIYGQDRSFDKRNYPPGQHGSSKRRKKLSEYGVQLQEKQKAKYTYGILERQFRILFEKASRRKGITGEVLLQLIESRLDNTVFRLGIAPTRSAARQLVSHKHITVNGEVVNIPSYLLRPGDVIGVRERSKALEVIVNSVEGHVNRFPWLDWDSAKMEGKFINYPSRADIPENIKEQLIVELYSK